Proteins encoded within one genomic window of Zootoca vivipara chromosome 12, rZooViv1.1, whole genome shotgun sequence:
- the STARD3NL gene encoding STARD3 N-terminal-like protein isoform X1 encodes MSRLLDSQENAHGSSLSSHPSLRDVHSINPAQLMARIESYESREKKGISDVRRTFCLFVTFDLLFITLLWIIELNVNGGIEKTLEKEVLQYDYHSSYFDIFLLAVFRFMILILAYALCRLQHWWAIAFTTAVTSAFLLAKVILSKLLTQGAFGYVLPIISFILAWIETWFLDFKVLPQEAEEGNRLLLVQDASERAALIHSGLPSDGQFYSPPESEAAPKTGRQQRFLWRRKMKEGEDATCKNGILEVVDLMKNLKKNRTVKNLLYSKYDKK; translated from the exons ATGAGTCGGCTGTTAGACAGTCAAGAAAATGCCCATGGCAGCAGTCTAAGCTCTCATCCTTCTTTACGGGATGTTCATTCCATCAACCCAGCACAGCTAATGGCAAGAATTGAATCTTATGAAAGCAGAGAGAAAAAAGGCATATCTGATGTCCGAAGgactttctgtttgtttgtcaCCTTTGACCTCTTGTTTATAACCTTGCTGTGGATAATAGAGTTAAAT GTAAATGGGGGCATTGAGAAAACATTAGAAAAAGAAGTCCTCCAGTATGACTACCATTCTTCGTACTTTGATATCTTT CTCCTGGCAGTCTTTCGGTTTATGATTTTGATACTTGCATATGCATTGTGTAGACTTCAACACTGGTGGGCAATAGCT TTTACAACAGCAGTAACCAGTGCCTTTTTATTAGCAAAAGTAATTCTGTCCAAG CTATTAACTCAAGGGGCTTTTGGCTATGTATTGCCCATCATATCTTTCATTCTTGCCTGGATTGAAACCTGGTTCCTAGACTTCAAAGTTTTACCACAAGAAGCAGAAGAAGGAAACA gACTACTGTTGGTGCAGGATGCCTCTGAACGAGCTGCTCTTATTCACTCGGGACTCCCCTCTGATGGGCAGTTCTATTCCCCACCTGAATCTGAAGCAG CTCCTAAGACAGGTAGGCAGCAAAGGTTCCTGTGGCGCCGCAAAATGAAAGAAGGGGAGGACGCCACgtgtaaaaatggcattttgGAAGTTGTG GATCTGatgaagaatctgaagaaaaaCAGGACAGTGAAAAACCTGTTGTATAGCAAATATGACAAAAAATAA
- the STARD3NL gene encoding STARD3 N-terminal-like protein isoform X2 produces the protein MSRLLDSQENAHGSSLSSHPSLRDVHSINPAQLMARIESYESREKKGISDVRRTFCLFVTFDLLFITLLWIIELNVNGGIEKTLEKEVLQYDYHSSYFDIFLLAVFRFMILILAYALCRLQHWWAIAFTTAVTSAFLLAKVILSKLLTQGAFGYVLPIISFILAWIETWFLDFKVLPQEAEEGNRLLLVQDASERAALIHSGLPSDGQFYSPPESEAGTEVFHQIKIMHGTLGIDFIQISIVLFFLTMVVPWFTNFRKSVPEVRS, from the exons ATGAGTCGGCTGTTAGACAGTCAAGAAAATGCCCATGGCAGCAGTCTAAGCTCTCATCCTTCTTTACGGGATGTTCATTCCATCAACCCAGCACAGCTAATGGCAAGAATTGAATCTTATGAAAGCAGAGAGAAAAAAGGCATATCTGATGTCCGAAGgactttctgtttgtttgtcaCCTTTGACCTCTTGTTTATAACCTTGCTGTGGATAATAGAGTTAAAT GTAAATGGGGGCATTGAGAAAACATTAGAAAAAGAAGTCCTCCAGTATGACTACCATTCTTCGTACTTTGATATCTTT CTCCTGGCAGTCTTTCGGTTTATGATTTTGATACTTGCATATGCATTGTGTAGACTTCAACACTGGTGGGCAATAGCT TTTACAACAGCAGTAACCAGTGCCTTTTTATTAGCAAAAGTAATTCTGTCCAAG CTATTAACTCAAGGGGCTTTTGGCTATGTATTGCCCATCATATCTTTCATTCTTGCCTGGATTGAAACCTGGTTCCTAGACTTCAAAGTTTTACCACAAGAAGCAGAAGAAGGAAACA gACTACTGTTGGTGCAGGATGCCTCTGAACGAGCTGCTCTTATTCACTCGGGACTCCCCTCTGATGGGCAGTTCTATTCCCCACCTGAATCTGAAGCAGGTACTGAGGTTTTTCATCAGATCAAGATAATGCATGGCACTTTGGGGATTGATTTTATTCAGATTtcaattgttttattctttttgactatggtggtaccttggtttacgaactttcggaagtccgttccggaagtccgttcttaa
- the STARD3NL gene encoding STARD3 N-terminal-like protein isoform X5, with product MSRLLDSQENAHGSSLSSHPSLRDVHSINPAQLMARIESYESREKKGISDVRRTFCLFVTFDLLFITLLWIIELNVNGGIEKTLEKEVLQYDYHSSYFDIFLLAVFRFMILILAYALCRLQHWWAIALLTQGAFGYVLPIISFILAWIETWFLDFKVLPQEAEEGNRLLLVQDASERAALIHSGLPSDGQFYSPPESEAGSDEESEEKQDSEKPVV from the exons ATGAGTCGGCTGTTAGACAGTCAAGAAAATGCCCATGGCAGCAGTCTAAGCTCTCATCCTTCTTTACGGGATGTTCATTCCATCAACCCAGCACAGCTAATGGCAAGAATTGAATCTTATGAAAGCAGAGAGAAAAAAGGCATATCTGATGTCCGAAGgactttctgtttgtttgtcaCCTTTGACCTCTTGTTTATAACCTTGCTGTGGATAATAGAGTTAAAT GTAAATGGGGGCATTGAGAAAACATTAGAAAAAGAAGTCCTCCAGTATGACTACCATTCTTCGTACTTTGATATCTTT CTCCTGGCAGTCTTTCGGTTTATGATTTTGATACTTGCATATGCATTGTGTAGACTTCAACACTGGTGGGCAATAGCT CTATTAACTCAAGGGGCTTTTGGCTATGTATTGCCCATCATATCTTTCATTCTTGCCTGGATTGAAACCTGGTTCCTAGACTTCAAAGTTTTACCACAAGAAGCAGAAGAAGGAAACA gACTACTGTTGGTGCAGGATGCCTCTGAACGAGCTGCTCTTATTCACTCGGGACTCCCCTCTGATGGGCAGTTCTATTCCCCACCTGAATCTGAAGCAG GATCTGatgaagaatctgaagaaaaaCAGGACAGTGAAAAACCTGTTGTATAG
- the STARD3NL gene encoding STARD3 N-terminal-like protein isoform X4 — MSRLLDSQENAHGSSLSSHPSLRDVHSINPAQLMARIESYESREKKGISDVRRTFCLFVTFDLLFITLLWIIELNVNGGIEKTLEKEVLQYDYHSSYFDIFLLAVFRFMILILAYALCRLQHWWAIAFTTAVTSAFLLAKVILSKLLTQGAFGYVLPIISFILAWIETWFLDFKVLPQEAEEGNRLLLVQDASERAALIHSGLPSDGQFYSPPESEAGSDEESEEKQDSEKPVV, encoded by the exons ATGAGTCGGCTGTTAGACAGTCAAGAAAATGCCCATGGCAGCAGTCTAAGCTCTCATCCTTCTTTACGGGATGTTCATTCCATCAACCCAGCACAGCTAATGGCAAGAATTGAATCTTATGAAAGCAGAGAGAAAAAAGGCATATCTGATGTCCGAAGgactttctgtttgtttgtcaCCTTTGACCTCTTGTTTATAACCTTGCTGTGGATAATAGAGTTAAAT GTAAATGGGGGCATTGAGAAAACATTAGAAAAAGAAGTCCTCCAGTATGACTACCATTCTTCGTACTTTGATATCTTT CTCCTGGCAGTCTTTCGGTTTATGATTTTGATACTTGCATATGCATTGTGTAGACTTCAACACTGGTGGGCAATAGCT TTTACAACAGCAGTAACCAGTGCCTTTTTATTAGCAAAAGTAATTCTGTCCAAG CTATTAACTCAAGGGGCTTTTGGCTATGTATTGCCCATCATATCTTTCATTCTTGCCTGGATTGAAACCTGGTTCCTAGACTTCAAAGTTTTACCACAAGAAGCAGAAGAAGGAAACA gACTACTGTTGGTGCAGGATGCCTCTGAACGAGCTGCTCTTATTCACTCGGGACTCCCCTCTGATGGGCAGTTCTATTCCCCACCTGAATCTGAAGCAG GATCTGatgaagaatctgaagaaaaaCAGGACAGTGAAAAACCTGTTGTATAG
- the STARD3NL gene encoding STARD3 N-terminal-like protein isoform X3, with amino-acid sequence MSRLLDSQENAHGSSLSSHPSLRDVHSINPAQLMARIESYESREKKGISDVRRTFCLFVTFDLLFITLLWIIELNVNGGIEKTLEKEVLQYDYHSSYFDIFLLAVFRFMILILAYALCRLQHWWAIALLTQGAFGYVLPIISFILAWIETWFLDFKVLPQEAEEGNRLLLVQDASERAALIHSGLPSDGQFYSPPESEAAPKTGRQQRFLWRRKMKEGEDATCKNGILEVVDLMKNLKKNRTVKNLLYSKYDKK; translated from the exons ATGAGTCGGCTGTTAGACAGTCAAGAAAATGCCCATGGCAGCAGTCTAAGCTCTCATCCTTCTTTACGGGATGTTCATTCCATCAACCCAGCACAGCTAATGGCAAGAATTGAATCTTATGAAAGCAGAGAGAAAAAAGGCATATCTGATGTCCGAAGgactttctgtttgtttgtcaCCTTTGACCTCTTGTTTATAACCTTGCTGTGGATAATAGAGTTAAAT GTAAATGGGGGCATTGAGAAAACATTAGAAAAAGAAGTCCTCCAGTATGACTACCATTCTTCGTACTTTGATATCTTT CTCCTGGCAGTCTTTCGGTTTATGATTTTGATACTTGCATATGCATTGTGTAGACTTCAACACTGGTGGGCAATAGCT CTATTAACTCAAGGGGCTTTTGGCTATGTATTGCCCATCATATCTTTCATTCTTGCCTGGATTGAAACCTGGTTCCTAGACTTCAAAGTTTTACCACAAGAAGCAGAAGAAGGAAACA gACTACTGTTGGTGCAGGATGCCTCTGAACGAGCTGCTCTTATTCACTCGGGACTCCCCTCTGATGGGCAGTTCTATTCCCCACCTGAATCTGAAGCAG CTCCTAAGACAGGTAGGCAGCAAAGGTTCCTGTGGCGCCGCAAAATGAAAGAAGGGGAGGACGCCACgtgtaaaaatggcattttgGAAGTTGTG GATCTGatgaagaatctgaagaaaaaCAGGACAGTGAAAAACCTGTTGTATAGCAAATATGACAAAAAATAA